ATAGACAATAAAAATCAGCGGCTCGGCGTTCAGCACCAGATGCCCATCGAGGCGCCGGAAGACATGGCGAAGGTGGCCGTCACCACGCCCTACCTGCTGCTCTCCGGCAAGAACCTGGCGCTGGGCGATGTTGCCGAGGTGACCTTCTCGCATCCGCCGCTGATTGGCGACGCCGTGGTGAGCAACGGCGGCGGCGGCCTGATGCTGGTGATCGAGAAATTTCCGTCCGCCAACACGCTGGAAGTCACGCGCGCGGTTGACCAGGCGCTGGCCGAACTGGGCCGGGGCCTGCCCGCCGTGAAGGTCGATAGCCATGTGTTCCGGCTGGCGTCGTATGTCAACGAGTCCGTCTCCAATCTGACCCGGGCCATCGCCATCGGCGGTGTGCTGGCGATGCTGGTGATTGGCGCGTTCCTGTTCAATTGGCGCAGTGCCCTGATCAGCGGGGTGTCAATCGTGCTCTCGCTGCTGGCCGCGGTGATCGCCCTTCACCTGGCCAAAGCCACGATCAACACCATGATCCTTGCCGGACTGGTCGTCGCCCTCAGCGTGGTGATCGACGATGTGGTCGTCAACGTGAACACGCTCCTGGAACGGCTGCGTGCGCGCCAGCCGGGCAGCGGGGTGTCGATTTTTGCCGTCATCTTCGAGACCACGATGAAATCGCGGCGCGACGCCCTTTACGCGACGCTGATCGTGATACTTGCCGTCCTGCCCATCTTCTTCATGGGCGGAATAGCCGGCGCGTTCTTCGAGCCGCTGGTCATGGCCTACCTGCTTGCCGTGCTGGCTTCCATGCTGGTGGCACTCACGGTAACGCCTGCGCTGAGCCTGATGCTGCTGGGAAAAACGACTTCCGACGACCGCGAATCGCCCGTCGCGCTCTGGCTCGGCGCTAGATACGATGCGGCGCTGCGGCGGGTCATCGGTGTGCCGCGCAAGGTGTTTCTGGGCGCCGGCATCGCGCTGGTGGCCGCCATCGGGGTCTGGCCGCTGCTGGGCCAGTCGCTGCTTCCTGCCTTCAAGGAGCGGGACTTGCTGGTGAACTGGTCAACCCCGCCCGGCACGTCCCATGCCGAAACCTACCGGATCACCTCCAGGGTCAGCCAGGAGTTGCGCTCGCTGCCCGGCGTGCGCTCGGTGGGCGCGCATGTGGGGCGCGCGGTGACGGGCGACCAGGTCGTCGGCATCAATTCGAGCCAGATCTGGATCAGCCTTGAGCCCGATGCCGACTACGACAAGACCGTCGCCGCGATACGGGAGACGGCCGACGCCTATCCGGGCATCACGCACACGGTGCATTCGTATTTGCGCGACAAGGTCCGCGAAGTGCTCACCGGCGCGAGCAATGCCATCGTCGTGCGTATTTACGGTCAGAAGATCGAGGTTCTGAACCAGAAGGCCGAGGAAGTCCGGCAGGCGCTTTCCGGCATCAAGGGCATCGTCGATCTGCAAACCGAAGGCCAGGTGGAGGAGCTTCAGGTGCAGGTGAAGGTCGATCTGGACGCCGCCGGCCACGCCAACGTCAAGCCGGGTGATGTGCGCCGCTCCACGGCGACCGTGTTTTCCGGCCTGGTGGTGGGCTATCTGTTCAAGGAGCAGAAGATTTATGAGGTGGTGGTTCACGGCGTGCCCGAGGCGCGTCAGAGCCTGACGAATCTGCGCGATCTGTGGATCGAAAAATCGGATCGCACCTACTCGCGCCTGGGCGACATCGCCGACGTGCGCCTGGTCTCGACGCCAACGGTTTTGCGGCACGAGCGCATCGCGCCTTACGTCGATGTCGTGGCCAACGTGGCGGGACGCGATGCGGGCTCGGTGGCTGACGAGGTTGACGACCGGCTCGACAAGATCCAGTTCCCGCTCGAATACCACCCGGAGCTTTTGGGTGAATCGGCCGAGCGCGAAAGCGCCCAGCAACACATGCTCGGTGTGAGTGTGGCGGCCTTGATCGGTATTTTCCTGCTGCTGCAGGCTTGCTTCGCAAGCTGGCGGCTGGGGCTGATCGCCTTCCTCGGGCTGCCGGCGTCGGTCGCAGGCGGGGTGCTGGCGGTGCTGGTCAGCGGCGGCGTGGTGTCACTGGGATCGGTCGTGGGCTTCTTCGCGGTGCTGGGGATTGCCGCCCGCAACACCGTCTCGCTGATGGATCATTACCAGCATCTCGAGGCCCGGGAACAGATGCCGTTTGGACTCGACCTTGTTCTTCGCGGCGCGCGGGAACGGCTCTCGTCCATTCTGGGTGGCTCCATCGCGATCATCGCCGCGCTGTTGCCGATCATTGCTTTCAGGCTGAGTGCTGGGTTCGAGATCGTGCAGCCGATGGCCATCGTCATCGTGGGCGGACTGCTCGCCTCCACGCTGTTTACCTTGTTCGTCATGCCAGCGCTGTATCTGCTCATCGCGTCAACAGCGCAACGCCAGTCTGATCTCGGTCTGGCTGGCGCGTGAAAAACGGAGCAAGGGCAGGAAATGGGTCAACTACCAAGGAGAGCGTTGATGATGAAGAAGACAATCCACTCCCTGCTTGCCGCTGCGGCGATTCTCGGGGCTTGCCCGGCGGGCGCGCAGGAGGATAAGGTTAAGGCCGCAAGTTCGGCGTGGCAGGACCAGTTCGGCATCTCGAACTGCACCATCGTGACGCAGGGCAGAAATCAATACGCCGTGCTGGAACCCGGCTTTCAGCTGGTCCTCGAAGGCGGTGATACCCGGCTCCAGATCACGGTCCTCGATGAAACCAAGACGGTCGATGGGGTCACGACCCGCGTGGTCGAGGAAAAAGAATGGAAGAACGGCGAACTCTACGAAGTCGCCCGAAATTACTTTGCCATGTGCGAGCAAACCAAGGACATGTTCTATTTCGGCGAAGACGTCGATTTCTACAAGAATGGCAAGGTGACCAAGCACGACGGCACCTGGCATGCGGGCGTGAATGGCAACCGGGCCGGTCTGCAGATGGCCGGGGCGCCACAACTGAAGATGAAGTACTACCAGGAAATCGCGCCCGGCGTGGCCATGGACCGGGCCGAGATCGTGAGTCTGAATGAAACCTGCAAAACCCCGGCAGGGACGTTCTCCAACTGCATGAAGGTCAAGGAAGGCTCGGCCATCGATATCACCGCGCGCGAGTACAAGTATTACGCGCCGTCGATCGGGCTCGTCAGGGACGAGGACCTGCGCCTGACCAGGTACGGTTTCATCAATGGCAAATAGGCCCATCCCATCGTGTCCGCGCACTTGAAGCCACTGCTTCAAACCGCATCACTCTGCGCCCTGTGGTCAGCCGCGCTCGCCGCCACGGCGGGTGCGGTTATGCCGGTTGTTGCCGCCGAGCTGGCAAACGATCGCGGGGAGATGGCCCCGGCTGGCGCGCTGGCGGTTCAGGCCAGCCGGGTCGCAGACCCCTTTCCTGATCAGGCGTCTGGCAGGGCCGGTGAGTTGACCATGGAAAGCGCCGCTGAGGGCGTCGCGGGCACGCAACTGGCGCAATTCCAGCTGCCGAAGGCTTCGTCCGGGGAGCCGGTTTCGCCTGGAAGCCCGGATGCGCCACGGTATCCGGAAAGGCCATTGATCCAGTACTTGAAGTACCAGTTTTCATATGGCAGCGAGTCAGACATCACTTACCGCCGCAACCCGGATCTCGACAAGCGCTTGCGGGACAACTCCCTGATCCTGGCACCCCAGGTCAACGGCAGTCTCATCTACCGGCCGAATGCCCAGTTGGAAATGATGCTGGAGGTGATACTGGAGCGGGAGATCGCCGCGAGCGAGCAGGGCGTGGTCACTCTGCCGGGCGGGCAAACGCAAGTTGCGCCTCGAAGGCGCGCCTCGATGCCGATTGACCAGGCCTGGGTGACATTCAAGGAGCTGGGTCCGTTCGAGATGACGCTGGGGCGGCGCAATTTCGAGGACGGCCGCCATTGGCTGTACGACACCTCGCTCGATACGGCTTTCGTCAAATTCAAGCAAGGCGCCTATCAAGCCGAGCTGAGCGTTTCACGAAAGGACAGGCTGGACCTGGACCTGCTCGCGCCGGTGCAGAAGACGCGAACCGACAACTACATGTTCTACCTGGACTACCGTGGCATTGAAGACATCAAGGTCGCCGGCTACACGATTGCGCGCAACGATCAAACGGGGACCGAAGGAAAGCCCCTGCACATGGGCGTGCGCGCCTATGGCATGCCCTCCGACCGTTTCAATTTCTGGACCGAGCTGGCCCTGTTGCGCGGCAAGGACGCGGTGCAGAAGAATTTCAAGGGCCATGCCATCGATGTCGGCGCCACCTATCGTTTCCCAGGTCTGACCTACGCCCCGAATGTCACCCTGGGCTACGCCTACGGGAGCGGTGACGACAATCCGAACGACAACCAGAACCACGAGTTCCGGCAGACCGGCTTGCAGTCGAATGAAGGCAGGTTCGGGGGCATTCCCAAATTCAAGTATTACGGCGAGGCACTCGACCCGGAACTGAGCAACCTGCAGATTCTCACGCTAGGCCTGGGCTTCAGGCCGGCGCAGAACGTCACGCTTGACTTTGTTTACCACCATTACCGGCTGAACAAAATCGCCGATGAAATTCGCAACTCGGCGCTGACAGCCCAAATGAACCAGGATGACACGCGGCTTGGCAAAAATGCGGGGCGCGCGCTCGACATCGTGCTCGGGTTTCGCAACGTGTTCGGGGTGCGGCGGCTGGGGCTGGATGTGCGGGCGGGCCTGTTTTTTCCGGGAGATGCCTTTCGCAACGAAGACCCGGTGACAGGTGCCTTTCGCAACGCCAACAAATCCATCAGCGTCCTTGCCAAGATCTGGTTTTAAGGTCGGCCTGACGCCAGGCCGGCCGAAGCTCAGGATTGGAGTTTTTTGACCAGCACCTGGCTCTTGCGGTCCCAGTTGTACTTGCGCTTGCGGGCGTCGGGCAGCCAGTCCGGGTCCACCTGCACGAAGCCGCGCTTGATGAACCAGTGCATGGTGCGCGTGGTCAGCACAAAAATGCTTTGCAGGCCGGCGGCTCTGGCGCGCTGCTCGATGCGCTTGAGGATTTTTTCGCCGTCGCCCTGGCCCTGGCTTTGCGGCGACACCGTCAGGGCGGCCATTTCGGCGGTCCTGGCTTCGGGGTAGGGATACAGCGCGGCGCAGGCAAAGATCACGCCGTCATGCTCGACGATGGTGTAGTGGTCGGCGTCGCGCTCGATTTCGGTGCGGCTGCGCTTGACCAGCGTGCCGTCCTTTTCAAACGGCTCGATCAGCTGCAGGATGCCGCCCACGTCATCAGCCGTGGCTTCGCGCAGTTCTTCAAGCTTTTCATCGACCACCATGGTGCCGATGCCGTCGTGGACGTAAATCTCCAGCAGCAAGGCGCCATCGACCGCGAACGGGATGATGTGGCTGCGCTCGACGCCGGCCTTGCAGGCCTTGACGCAGTGCTGCAGGTAAAAAGCCGTGTCGGTCGGGCGCTGGCTGGGAGGGGCTTTGCTCAGCAGCTCCTCGGCGGCGGCCAGCGGCAGCTCGGTGTCGATGGGATTGTCTTCGCTGGCGGGCTCGCCGGGCTTGAGGCGGATGCCGGGAATTTCAGTCACGAAAATCAGCTTGTCGGCCTGCAGCGCAATCGACACGCTGGTCGCCACCTCTTCCATGGTCAAGTTGAAGGCCTCGCCGGTCGGCGAAAAGCCGAAGGGCGACAGCAGCACCATCGCGCCCATGTCCAGTGTGCGGGTGATGCCGGCCACATCGACCTTGCGCACCAGGCCCGAATGCTGGAAATCCACGCCATCGACAATGCCGACCGGCCGGGCGGTGATGAAGTTGCCCGAGATCACCCGGATGGTCGAGCCGGCCATCGGCGTGTTGGGCAGGCCCTGGCTGAAGGCCGCCTCGATTTCATAGCGCAGCTGGCCGGCGGCTTCCTGCGCGCAGTCCAGCGCCACTTCGTCGGTGATGCGCATGCCGTGCGAATATTTGGCCTGGTGGCCCTTGGCCCTGAGCTGTTCGTTGACCTGCGGCCTGAAGCCGTGCACCAGCACTACCTTGACGCCCATGCTCTGGATCATGGCCAGGTCCTGCGCCAGGTGCGGCAGCTTGCCGGCGGCAATCGCCTCGCCGCAAACCGCGACCACGAAGGTCTGGTTGCGGAACTTGTGGATGTAGGGCGCCACCGAGCGAAACCAGGGAACAAAGGTGAAGTTAAAGACCGTGGACATGGCGCGCTTTCGGGGTTCGGGGCTGGAGGATCTGGGAAACGTCCGGAGCATTGACCCGTATCCGGCCCAGACCGCTTTCCCCGGCAGACAAAAAATAGCAGTGAGTGTAAGGGACTACCCTGATGGGCCGGGGGGCTTGGGGCAGAACGCCGATAATCAGCGGCTTTGACTCCCGGGTTCTCCTTGCTTCCTTCCTTGTCCCCTCTGGCCATCACTTTTCCCGAATCGCTGCCGGTTTCCGCCAAGCGCGACGACATCGCCGCGGCGCTCACGGCGCACCAGGTCATCATCGTCTGCGGTGAAACCGGCTCGGGCAAAACCACGCAACTGCCGAAAATTGCCCTGGCCCTGGGGCGCGGCAAGCTCAACTACCCGCCCGGACAGGGCAGGATGATCGGCCACACCCAGCCGCGCCGCATTGCCGCGTCCAGCGTCGCCAAGCGGATTGCCGAAGAGCTGAAAACGCCGCTGGGCGATGTCGTCGGCTACAAGGTGCGCTTCCAGGACCGACTGAGCCGCGATGCCTCGGTCAAGCTGATGACCGACGGCATTTTGCTGGCCGAAACCCAGACCGATCCGCTGCTGCGCGCCTACGACACCATCATCATCGACGAGGCGCACGAGCGCAGCCTGAACATCGACTTTTTGCTCGGCTACCTGCGCCAGCTGCTGCCGCGCCGGCCCGACCTGAAGGTCGTCATCACCTCGGCGACCATCGACGCGCAGCGCTTTGCGGATTATTTCGCCTCCGCCAAGGGGCCGGCGCCGGTCATCATGGTCTCGGGCCGGATGTTTCCGGTCGAGCAGCGCTACCGCCCGTTCGAGGAATCGCGCGACTACGGCCTGAACGACGCCATCGCCGATGCGGTCGATGAACTCTGGCTGAGCCCGCACAGCGCCGGCGACATTTTGATTTTTCTGCCCGGCGAGCGCGAAATCCGTGAAGCCGCCGACCACCTGCGCAAGCACCTGGCGCACCAGCCGCTGACGCGCAATGCCGAGGTGCTGCCGCTGTTCGCCCGCCTGAGCCAGGCCGAGCAGGACCGGATTTTTGACGGCCACAGCGGCCGGCGCATCGTGCTGGCGACCAACGTGGCCGAAACCTCGCTCACCGTTCCAGGCATCCGCTACGTCATTGACGCCGGCACGGCGCGCGTCAAGCGCTACAGTTTCAGGAACAAGGTCGAGCAGTTGATGGTCGAGCCGATCTCGCAGTCGGCCGCCAACCAGCGCGCCGGC
This DNA window, taken from Polaromonas hydrogenivorans, encodes the following:
- a CDS encoding TapB family protein, translated to MMKKTIHSLLAAAAILGACPAGAQEDKVKAASSAWQDQFGISNCTIVTQGRNQYAVLEPGFQLVLEGGDTRLQITVLDETKTVDGVTTRVVEEKEWKNGELYEVARNYFAMCEQTKDMFYFGEDVDFYKNGKVTKHDGTWHAGVNGNRAGLQMAGAPQLKMKYYQEIAPGVAMDRAEIVSLNETCKTPAGTFSNCMKVKEGSAIDITAREYKYYAPSIGLVRDEDLRLTRYGFINGK
- the argA gene encoding amino-acid N-acetyltransferase, with the translated sequence MSTVFNFTFVPWFRSVAPYIHKFRNQTFVVAVCGEAIAAGKLPHLAQDLAMIQSMGVKVVLVHGFRPQVNEQLRAKGHQAKYSHGMRITDEVALDCAQEAAGQLRYEIEAAFSQGLPNTPMAGSTIRVISGNFITARPVGIVDGVDFQHSGLVRKVDVAGITRTLDMGAMVLLSPFGFSPTGEAFNLTMEEVATSVSIALQADKLIFVTEIPGIRLKPGEPASEDNPIDTELPLAAAEELLSKAPPSQRPTDTAFYLQHCVKACKAGVERSHIIPFAVDGALLLEIYVHDGIGTMVVDEKLEELREATADDVGGILQLIEPFEKDGTLVKRSRTEIERDADHYTIVEHDGVIFACAALYPYPEARTAEMAALTVSPQSQGQGDGEKILKRIEQRARAAGLQSIFVLTTRTMHWFIKRGFVQVDPDWLPDARKRKYNWDRKSQVLVKKLQS
- a CDS encoding efflux RND transporter permease subunit, yielding MFRWIIGSSLKFRYLVLGIAAALVVFGSSQLNKIPVDVFPEFAPPVVEVQTEAIGLSAEEVQSLITLNLEELLSGVPWLESIRSQSVTGLSSIMLTFKRGTDIMKARQMIQERLTLAYTLPNVAQPPVILQPLSATSRFMMVAISSDKVEPTELSLLARWTIKPRLLGVPGVANVAIWGQRLRQMHVQIDPNRLRDAKVMQEDIIAAAGDALWVSPLTFLKGSAPGTGGWIDNKNQRLGVQHQMPIEAPEDMAKVAVTTPYLLLSGKNLALGDVAEVTFSHPPLIGDAVVSNGGGGLMLVIEKFPSANTLEVTRAVDQALAELGRGLPAVKVDSHVFRLASYVNESVSNLTRAIAIGGVLAMLVIGAFLFNWRSALISGVSIVLSLLAAVIALHLAKATINTMILAGLVVALSVVIDDVVVNVNTLLERLRARQPGSGVSIFAVIFETTMKSRRDALYATLIVILAVLPIFFMGGIAGAFFEPLVMAYLLAVLASMLVALTVTPALSLMLLGKTTSDDRESPVALWLGARYDAALRRVIGVPRKVFLGAGIALVAAIGVWPLLGQSLLPAFKERDLLVNWSTPPGTSHAETYRITSRVSQELRSLPGVRSVGAHVGRAVTGDQVVGINSSQIWISLEPDADYDKTVAAIRETADAYPGITHTVHSYLRDKVREVLTGASNAIVVRIYGQKIEVLNQKAEEVRQALSGIKGIVDLQTEGQVEELQVQVKVDLDAAGHANVKPGDVRRSTATVFSGLVVGYLFKEQKIYEVVVHGVPEARQSLTNLRDLWIEKSDRTYSRLGDIADVRLVSTPTVLRHERIAPYVDVVANVAGRDAGSVADEVDDRLDKIQFPLEYHPELLGESAERESAQQHMLGVSVAALIGIFLLLQACFASWRLGLIAFLGLPASVAGGVLAVLVSGGVVSLGSVVGFFAVLGIAARNTVSLMDHYQHLEAREQMPFGLDLVLRGARERLSSILGGSIAIIAALLPIIAFRLSAGFEIVQPMAIVIVGGLLASTLFTLFVMPALYLLIASTAQRQSDLGLAGA
- a CDS encoding alginate export family protein is translated as MESAAEGVAGTQLAQFQLPKASSGEPVSPGSPDAPRYPERPLIQYLKYQFSYGSESDITYRRNPDLDKRLRDNSLILAPQVNGSLIYRPNAQLEMMLEVILEREIAASEQGVVTLPGGQTQVAPRRRASMPIDQAWVTFKELGPFEMTLGRRNFEDGRHWLYDTSLDTAFVKFKQGAYQAELSVSRKDRLDLDLLAPVQKTRTDNYMFYLDYRGIEDIKVAGYTIARNDQTGTEGKPLHMGVRAYGMPSDRFNFWTELALLRGKDAVQKNFKGHAIDVGATYRFPGLTYAPNVTLGYAYGSGDDNPNDNQNHEFRQTGLQSNEGRFGGIPKFKYYGEALDPELSNLQILTLGLGFRPAQNVTLDFVYHHYRLNKIADEIRNSALTAQMNQDDTRLGKNAGRALDIVLGFRNVFGVRRLGLDVRAGLFFPGDAFRNEDPVTGAFRNANKSISVLAKIWF